AGCTAGCCCTACTTGGCGAGTTGCTAATGCTTACCGGTTACGGCTTGTGGATTATCGATAAAACATTCCGCGGCGAAGGCAATCGGTCGCAATTGTCGCGCATTCTTCATAAAGTCGTCCTGGTTGACTGATTACGCCATAAATAGATCTATCACATAACAGTGTATGTAAGGCTGGATCTCTATGCGCTTGCGTTATATAAGCTGTAACAGTGTATAACGTATCAGTTATGAGTTATGAGCTACATAGAAACAGGCGAACTAACCTGATTACGGTGCTTGCCCGATATTAAGCCTTATGATAGAAGGGCTTGCTCGATGATAACCTCAGAACGCATGAAGTACAGGTGTTAGCCGATATCGCAGGTGCTGTATACACCAAGCGTCGAACTAATTGCAAGTATCATAGATACCGATATAAACATCTATAGAGAAGAAGCTACGAATGATGATTGAAGAGTTGTCTAGCGAAGAAGTAGATAAATATGTGCGTGGGATACAGCTTGGATATGATTTTGCAGTCAGTGCATTAAGCACCGTGCAGTACATGAGAAGCCCTTTCAGGACGTTTAATAAATTTATAAAAAATACAAAGCATACAGACACTCTACCCGTCAGAACAAAGTCACAGCAAGAACGTCTAGTAGCTCTTGTGTCTGGAGAGGTATACGTAGAACCAATCCTCAACCCAATGATCTATCCAGCAGAAACCCGCTGAGTGGAGTACCATTTAAGAGAATACTGCGATTGTATCTGCTGGCTTTGACAGATTTTTAATCAGAAATATAGAGTCATTGCGCGTCACAGGCAGTTCAGGGCAAATGAGCGAAGAGCAATCAGATGCACGCAATTGATGGCTTCGAACATGGGGTTGCCCACGGTACTGGAACCGGCTGTATATCAGATCTTGGCAACAAGCAGAACTTAGCTAAAATTCGATACACCAATTCCAGGTGAAATCATGGAAAACGGTAGCAACATTGTCAAGCAGCAGTTAGCGAATCCGAAAGGACGATCAGACACCGACCAAGCTGATGATCAGTACTAATCTTGCTACACTAGTATCATGAAGAAGTTTGCGGCATACGATATTGATGGGACGTTGATTCGCTGGCAGCTGTACCACGTTTTGGTGGATAAGCTGGCGAGTGAAGGAGCACTGGGTAAAGATGCTAAACGTCTGCTTCGAGAAGCACGCATGGTCTGGAAACGCCGTGAACACGCAGACGCATTCAAAGAATACGAGTCCACGCTGATAAAAATATACGAGAACGCGCTCCATAACATCAGTACAAAAGAATTCGACAAACTGGTAACTGGAGTGATCGACGAGTATAAGGATCAAACATATGTTTACACCCGAGATATGCTGCGTACACTGCGTTCTGATGGGTATTTTCTAATTATTATATCCGGATCGCACCATGAGTTGATTGAACAAATTGGTAAATACTATGGTTTTGATGACTGGATTGGTACCAGGTATTTAAGAGACAAGGGCGCCTTCAGCGGCGAGAAAGAGCTCGCTAGCCGCGATAAAGCCTCGGCACTGCGTAAGTTAGTCGAAAAACACAGCTTAACCTATGACGGCAGCGTAGGTATCGGTGACAGTAAAAGTGATGTAGCGATGCTGGAGCTCGTAGAAAAGCCAACTGCATTCAACCCGGATGAACTACTCTTGAGAAGAGGCGCAGAAGCGTGAATGGCCGATTATTATTGAGCGCAAAAATGTAATCTATAAACTGGAGCCCCAAGATGGACGCTACGTACTGGCAAAAGCAAACTGACAAACCGCTATTTGAAACGTTGATGTGGAGCAGACCGGAGTATAAAATGCACGCCGGTAAACTACTAATTATTGGCGGCAATGCACACGGCTTTGCTGCTCCAGCAGAAGCTTATGATCAGGCGCGCAAAGCCGGTGTCGGATCGGCTCGCGTGGTACTACCCGATGCGATTAAAAAGATTATCAAAGCTTTTTTGGACAAAGCCGAATTCGCCGCCAGCACCCCAAGCGGCAGCTTTGCGGCAGATGCCTACGGTGAGCTTATTTTGCAGTCAGAATGGGCAGACGGAGTACTGCTCGCCGGAGACTTAGGCAGAAACTCAGAAACAGCAGTGATACTAGAAAAGTTCACGAACAACTACACGGGTCAACTAACGATAACTAAAGACGCCCTAGAATACTTCCACGATACACCAGAGTCAATCACCAAACGTCCAGACACGACCATTGTTTGCACCATAGCTCAGCTACAAAAACTGCTGCAAAAGAGTGGTTATGCGCGCCCGGTTACTTTTGGGATGGATTTGGTACAGCTTGTTGATGTACTGCACGACTTCAGTTCAACACATGAGTGCAATATTGTTATTAAGCACATGCAGAACTTAATTGTTGCTTGCAACGGGCAGGTGAGCAGCACAAAGCTAACTGACGATCTTGAGCATTGGCGGGTAAAAACCGCAGCTCATACCTGCACCTGGTGGCTGCAGAATAAAAACAAACCGTTCGAATCTATGACTACAGCTATATACAATATGTTTGACGAAAAGTCATAAATTAAATAAGGTAACTATGATGCGCACCCCTTTTTCAGGAGAAATCGAAAGCCCAATTGTGAATTTTCAATGCCTGCACGCTATGCGCGGAGCAGCGGGCGACGAAAAATTGATTTCTCGCTTGGAGCGAGGTGGAATACAAGAAAAATGTGAAGCCGGCGAAGCGAGGCTGGAACAAGCTTTTGCACTACCGGATAGTTTTGACGACAAACGGCTTGAACTGCTTTCTAGTGCCGAAGCAAATTGGCAAAACTGCATAATGAACTACGATACAATTCGAGCAGGGCATGAATCCAGTGCAGGTAAGTCCCTAACGCACCTAGCCTATCTGCAAACATATCAATGGCTACTATTAAATAAAACCCTGCCTCCTGAATATATTGCAAAGAAAACTTACAAAGATCTTATTGGCGTAGGTGAGTGGCATAGCTATAAACATAGGGAAATGTCTTCTGAGCTAAAAAGCTTAGAAGAGTCTGAGTACAACACACAAAAGGTAAATGGCATCAAAAGCGAGCGTAGTAGGCTGGCTGGGAATATGACAGAAATTAGCCTAAAGCTACTGCTAAAAAGATTTGGTATATACGAACTAAAAGATCGGAGCTGGTGCGCAATACCCTCTCTACTGACAGAGAACCACGGACAAGGCAGCACTGCAAGCGTTAATCGACGTTGGGGTATATCAGTATTAACTGATCCCGACGAACTAGGAGAACCTGAACTAACCTACAAAGTACAGTCTAAAACTAGCGATACTTGGGAGCAAAAGTCACCGCCAGACGACAACATTGCTCTGGTTTGCCTAAACCCAGATTTACGACTTGAGGGGGAGTCCAAACTGCCCGCAAGTACTATCATCCACGAGTGTAAATTTGAAGTAAACGAACCGGATAATCCAAACTACTTAAGCGTAAAACAACGCCTTGAGAAACGTAGCCAATTACTACTTGAGACTATTGATAGACAAAAAATACTTCGTGACACTGGATGAGGGGCTCGGCCACGTCCCGCCGACCCGTCCGGCTTTCCGCCGGAAAGTCGGGTCACATCAATCCGTGAGTAACACGATTTTGTTCGGCTTTGCCGGGGTCGCAATCGCGACGCGCCCGTACGAAAACGCCCCAAGGGTTTTAATTCGTTTACGCCTGGTGCCGCGGGAGGGACTCGAACCCTCAAGCCGTAAGGCATGCGATTTTGAGTCGCACGCGTATACCAATTCCGCCACCGCGGCACAGACGTAAAAGAATGTTTGTAAAAGCCATCTTCCAGACTCGAGCTTATCTTAGGAAAGACTGGCTTATTGTAATATAATTACACTGTTAAGGCTAGCATGAGCATCTATGAACCCAAGCGATGAAAACCGAACAAATGATAATCCTCTGTTTCAGCAACCACCCAAAAAGGACAAGGTGGTTGAGCCACTACATACAGAGCTGGAATCCAACGACCATAATAATACGGCCGTGACTTTCATACGCGAAAAAATTAACAAACTTTACGCAACCGAACCATCAGCTCAGGAGGAACTAGAAGAAGCCGAAGCTGCCGACCGACACCGTTCGAAACACCAGCAATACATGCATCAATTAAGCACCTCCGGGAAGTCATTGGCAGAAATCCAAACCGCTTGGCACGAATATTACACCCAGCTCAGCGATAACGAAAAGCACCAGGTTTGGCAAGAATTTTACGAGCAGCACGGGAGAAGTGATTCATTCCACCCCCAACAACACTCACAATCATCAACACCAAGCTCGCAACACGATACACAACAAAGCCCTGCACCTCAGCAAAACCCAGCTGCAAAATCAGACAAACGAACCGTGTCTGACATAAAAGGGCAACTAATCGGAAGAGTAAGCAGCCGAGCTAAAGCACCAAAATCGGCACACGCTCGATCGCTCATGTTTGGACTTGGTATGGGAAGCCTGGTCATGGTGTTTATGCTGTTTGGGTTTTTTAATGAACGGTTTATTGCGCCATTTATCACACCAAGCCAAACCGTTAGCTCTACTCCTATTATAGTTGACGATACAGAAGAAATCAGTGACGATCCGCTCGTCATTATCCCCAAAATTAACGTAGAGGTTCCGGTTGTCTACGATGAGCCGTCTATAGAAGAGGACGCTGTTCAGCGAGCTTTGGAGCGTGGTGTCGTCCACTATGGTATAACGCCGAATCCCGGCGAGCGTGGCAACGCGGTAATTTTTGGCCATTCTAGCAACAACATCCTCAATAGCGGGAAATATAAATTTGCTTTTGTTATGTTAAACCGCCTCAAGCAAGGGGACACCTTTATGCTGCACTATGAAGGCACGCGTTACGTCTATCGAATTTATGAAAAGAAAGTAGTGAGTCCAAATGACTTATCGGTACTTGAGACACAAGATAGGCCGTCTACTGTATCTCTTATAACCTGCGACCCGCCAGGCACCAGCACCAACCGGCTCGTGGTGATCGGTGAGCAAATCACTCCTGATCCGGCCGAGAATATCGCCAGCTCAGTCACCCCGTCAACAACTTCAGAAGAACCGCCTATCTTACCATCAAATGCTCCGAGCCTATGGAGCCGCATAGTCGGCATGCTTTCAAGCTAGAGAGTTTTTTAAGCGAAAAATAAACGCGCCACTCGAGTGGCGCGTTTATTCCCCCTGCATCAAAAACACAATAAAATACGTTCTTAACAATAGGAACATGCCAAGGTCAGACCTTGGCACAAAAAAAGATACAAGCTGTATCCTCGCTGCACAAGGAACGTCCTTGTACAGTTTGTGGCACTAATTTCTGCACCCTACACCCTGAACCCTAAACCCTATACCCTATACCTCAAACTGTCCACTGTTAACTGTAAACTATCCATTAAAAGACCCGCATTGTCTCTTAGGCTAGCGTACCGGCCAGACGTAGTTGTTGAAGGTCTTGCCACGGGAGTTGGTGAGGCCGGCGCCCAGGTCTACGTGCCAGGCGTCAGACGTATTAGGAGCGTAGGTAGAAGACGACCAATACCAGGTGGGCACCAGACCAGAAAACGGATGGCCGACTGGGAGAGCTGGAGTAGAATGTTGGTGGCTCATAAGGCTGCGAAACTCACGGCGGCTTGGCAACCGCCAATCCCCAGCCACAGAGCCATCGGTAAGACTACAGCTTGCACTAGCTAGACCATTAGCGTCACTCAGGGCTTGTGTCCAGGTGCGTGTACCAAAACAGTTGGCGTCTTTGAGCCATATGAGCCCTGTCAGGTTGTCTGTCACTGTGCCATCACTGTTGTCAGTGAAGCGTGGGTCTGGCCATGCAAGACCCATCTGGTACTCACCATCTTGGCCAGTGCCAGCACAGGAGATGACGGTGCCACCTGCATCGTAGCAGGTATCTTGGCCGGTGGCAGCAGGTTGCGCTGGCCAGTCAGGTTCTACATCTGCAGCCGTTCCGGTTAAGTACCCCCACTCGCTACTGCATAACCCCCAGTAGGTCTGTCCGTCTAGGACATCACTTGGCTGAGCACAGTTGGTATCATCTACTGCTGGCATGACTCCCATGATGTCATTGAGGCTATACATGGTGGTGGTACTTGGACCAGAAGTTGGACCAACAAAGCCGGTTTGGGTTAGTGCGGAGGTGCCGGTTGTAAGTCGGTTATAAATTTGGGTGAGGCTGGGCTTCTGTGAGGTAGGGCTATTTGGGCCGCTGGGTGGGGTGAGTTGAGCGTGGGCTACGCCACTGCGTGGCAGAAAACTCCCGAGCCGGGTCAGAAGTGAACGGTACCAAGTGGTAGAGCTAGCAAAGGCAGCATCTTCTAGGGTTGCTCCGCCATGACTGTTATCCATAGCAATATGGTCTGTGGGCGGATTGTGTGGCGCGAAAGCGATACTGGAGGTGCCACCGCGGACGGGCCAGACAGAGTGGTTGTTGGTCTTGCCGTAGTTTTCGGTGGTGCCATTATTATAGTACACAAACCAGGCACGAGACGCATTCGGTACGTAGGTAGAAGACGACCAATAGTAGTAGTTTGTTACTACACCCGAAAACGGGTGGCCTGAGGGTATACGTGGTGCCGATGTTACACCTAAGTCTAGGAGTGATTCCAATTCATAAATGTTAGGCAACCGCCAATCCCCAGCCACAGAGCCATCCGTAAGACCACAACTTGCACTCGCGAGACCGTTAGCATCACTCAGGGCTTGTTCCCAGGTGCGGGTACCAAAACAGTTAGCGTTCTTAAGCCATATCAGGCCAGTCAGGTTATCCGTCACGGTACCGTCAGCGTTATCGGTAAAGCGTGGGCTGGCGGTTTCGCCCATTTGGTATTCCCCGTCTTGACCAGTGCCAGCACAGGATATAACACTACCAGCAGCGTCATAGCAGGTGTTTTGACCAGTAGCTGCGAGTCGAGCTGGCGAATTAAAGCTTGGGCCGAACCCACTGCCCGCGCACAAGCTCCAGTAGGTCGTACCGGGTATAACCTGGCTTGGCTCAGCACAATCCACGTCTGCTTCCGGCAACAGGCCGAACAGTTCATCCAGGCTGCACATTGGGGTGGTGTCGCCTGGGCCGGTGGTTGGTTCGGTGAAGGTTGCGACCATAGTACCGGCGGCTCCGGTTTCTAGGCGGTTGCATAGGTCATCTAGGGTGTAGCTTTGGCTGGATGGGTCGGTTGGTGGGGCTGGTGGGTTTAGGCTAGCAAACACGGCACCGCCGATACCAAGCAGTAGTACGGCAATCAGGATAGGGACTACCCGCTCGCCCATGAAGCTAAGTGTCTTTTTGGTAGCTGTGGCTAGTGTTTGTATTAACCGTTTGATAGTGGCTCCACTGTCTTGCTGTCTTACTGTCTTGCCTACTTGCTTATGGTAGGTAGTATAGCAGAGGGAAGGGCTAGGGTACAGGGTATAGGGTATAGGGTGTAGGGTGGAGACAGGGTTAAGGGTGAAGGGTTTAGGGTGGAGAGATTAGGATGAAATGTTCTGGGGTTTAGGGTTTAGGGTTGTGTGGGGGTATGGGGGCTAGGGGTTAGAAGAAGCTCATGGTTACGAAAACACACAACTACTCGCATGTTTGGTAGACTCTGCTTCTTTTTGTGCTGCACCCTTCACCCTGTACCCTATATCCTACATATGTTGACATTGTACTAACACGCAGTTTCTTACAAAAATGCACATATGTGCAAAATGGTAATTTCTAAAGTGAACTAGTTT
This portion of the Candidatus Saccharibacteria bacterium genome encodes:
- a CDS encoding DUF1566 domain-containing protein, with translation MGERVVPILIAVLLLGIGGAVFASLNPPAPPTDPSSQSYTLDDLCNRLETGAAGTMVATFTEPTTGPGDTTPMCSLDELFGLLPEADVDCAEPSQVIPGTTYWSLCAGSGFGPSFNSPARLAATGQNTCYDAAGSVISCAGTGQDGEYQMGETASPRFTDNADGTVTDNLTGLIWLKNANCFGTRTWEQALSDANGLASASCGLTDGSVAGDWRLPNIYELESLLDLGVTSAPRIPSGHPFSGVVTNYYYWSSSTYVPNASRAWFVYYNNGTTENYGKTNNHSVWPVRGGTSSIAFAPHNPPTDHIAMDNSHGGATLEDAAFASSTTWYRSLLTRLGSFLPRSGVAHAQLTPPSGPNSPTSQKPSLTQIYNRLTTGTSALTQTGFVGPTSGPSTTTMYSLNDIMGVMPAVDDTNCAQPSDVLDGQTYWGLCSSEWGYLTGTAADVEPDWPAQPAATGQDTCYDAGGTVISCAGTGQDGEYQMGLAWPDPRFTDNSDGTVTDNLTGLIWLKDANCFGTRTWTQALSDANGLASASCSLTDGSVAGDWRLPSRREFRSLMSHQHSTPALPVGHPFSGLVPTWYWSSSTYAPNTSDAWHVDLGAGLTNSRGKTFNNYVWPVR
- a CDS encoding sortase, producing the protein MNPSDENRTNDNPLFQQPPKKDKVVEPLHTELESNDHNNTAVTFIREKINKLYATEPSAQEELEEAEAADRHRSKHQQYMHQLSTSGKSLAEIQTAWHEYYTQLSDNEKHQVWQEFYEQHGRSDSFHPQQHSQSSTPSSQHDTQQSPAPQQNPAAKSDKRTVSDIKGQLIGRVSSRAKAPKSAHARSLMFGLGMGSLVMVFMLFGFFNERFIAPFITPSQTVSSTPIIVDDTEEISDDPLVIIPKINVEVPVVYDEPSIEEDAVQRALERGVVHYGITPNPGERGNAVIFGHSSNNILNSGKYKFAFVMLNRLKQGDTFMLHYEGTRYVYRIYEKKVVSPNDLSVLETQDRPSTVSLITCDPPGTSTNRLVVIGEQITPDPAENIASSVTPSTTSEEPPILPSNAPSLWSRIVGMLSS
- a CDS encoding HAD-IB family hydrolase gives rise to the protein MKKFAAYDIDGTLIRWQLYHVLVDKLASEGALGKDAKRLLREARMVWKRREHADAFKEYESTLIKIYENALHNISTKEFDKLVTGVIDEYKDQTYVYTRDMLRTLRSDGYFLIIISGSHHELIEQIGKYYGFDDWIGTRYLRDKGAFSGEKELASRDKASALRKLVEKHSLTYDGSVGIGDSKSDVAMLELVEKPTAFNPDELLLRRGAEA